In Centropristis striata isolate RG_2023a ecotype Rhode Island chromosome 1, C.striata_1.0, whole genome shotgun sequence, one DNA window encodes the following:
- the LOC131977986 gene encoding germ cell-specific gene 1-like protein, whose protein sequence is MKTSRKCRSLLSVSLNFFALLFSITAFITTYWCVGTQRVPKPKCSKLRTHQCIDYGVNETDPNKVVYSWETGDDRFLFRQFHTGIWFSCEENIHDESEMCRSFLDLAPASEKGMLWLSLVSEMLYIILLVVGFGLMCVDLVHSSNIIDGLKLNAFAAVFTVLSGLLGMVAHVMYTQVFQVTVSHGPPDWRPYNWDYGWSFWYDSSWPASFTCCMGASVTTLNSYTKTVIEFRHKRKTFEQSIREEHAREAFGFFHERSLHSISKSVEVYTSQSLKSGRKTPLPAGSLDLSDIAASLGEEQC, encoded by the exons ATGAAGACGAGTCGCAAATGCAGGAGCCTTCTGTCGGTCAGTCTGAACTTCTTCGCTCTTCTCTTCTCCATCACCGCGTTTATAACCACGTACTGGTGCGTGGGGACGCAGAGAGTCCCCAAGCCCAAGTGCAGCAAGCTGCGGACCCACCAGTGTATAGACTACGGAGTCAACGAGACGGACCCCAACAAGGTGGTCTACAGCTGGGAGACCGGGGACGACCGCTTCCTCTTCAGACAGTTCCACACCGGGATCTGGTTCTCCTGCGAGGAGAACATCCACGATGAAA GTGAGATGTGCAGAAGCTTCCTTGACTTGGCCCCTGCCTCAGAGAAAG GGATGTTGTGGCTGTCGCTGGTTTCTGAGATGCTGTACATTATTCTGCTGGTGGTGGGCTTCGGCCTCATGTGTGTCGACCTCGTCCACTCCAGCAACATCATCGATGGACTCAAGCTCAATGCCTTCGCTGCCGTCTTCACGGTGCTCTCAG GTCTTCTTGGCATGGTGGCTCATGTGATGTACACACAGGTCTTCCAGGTCACTGTGAGCCACGGTCCACCTGACTGGAGGCCCTACAACTGGGACTACGGCTGGTCTTTCTGGTATGACTCCT CATGGCCTGCGTCCTTTACCTGCTGCATGGGCGCGTCGGTCACCACCCTCAACTCCTACACCAAGACCGTCATCGAGTTCAGGCACAAACGGAAAACCTTCGAGCAAAGCATCCGCGAGGAGCACGCACGGGAGGCTTTTGGATTTTTCCATGAACGCTCCTTGCACTCCATCTCCAAATCTGTGGAGGTTTATACCAGCCAGAGCCTGAAAAGTGGCAGGAAAACTCCACTACCTGCCGGCTCCCTGGACCTGAGTGACATTGCAGCATCTTTGGGGGAGGAGCAGTGCTGA